Genomic segment of Ruegeria sp. TM1040:
GGCTTCTTTCAGCAGATCGAACGCGCCGGTTTCTTCACAGCCAGCGAGGATCACTTTGTCTTCAAAGACTTCGCGGGTGCCGTGCTTGGTGCCGGGGATGAAGGCCTGGATGGGCTGTGCCGGGAAGGCGGCGTTTACATCGGCCCAGGTCTTGTTCGGGTTGTCGACCAGCGCGCCGTCAACAACAACTTTGTCGGAGAGCGCGAGGAACCAATCGGTCGGGGTGAATTCAAAACCGTTGCCGTCGATGTCGGAGGCAAACACGATGCCATCATAACCGATGCGGACTTCGATGATGTCGGTCACGCCGGCTTCGGCACAGGCCTTGATCTCTTTTTCTTTGATCGCGCGGGAGGCGTTTGCAATGTCGATGGTGTTTTCGCCAACGCCTTCGCAGAAACGCTTGAGGCCGGCGGAGGATCCACCGGATTCGACAACCGGTGTCGGGAAGTCGAAGTTTTCGCCAAAGGCTTCGGCAACGATCGAAGCATAGGGCAGAACGGTGGAAGAACCTGCGACCTGCACCTGCTCACGCGCAGAAGCTGCGGTGGCCGATACGGCTGCGATGGCGAGAGTGGATGCGGTCAGTTTCACAAAGGACATTGAAGTCTCCATGAGTTTAAGAAGTTTACGATCACCCCCAAGATGATCTTGCGCCCCTCCTAGAAGGCTCAGGTGTGGCTTTTGTGACAGCTATGTAACAGCTGTATGACAACAGCGGGCCTGAGGTGAAAAAAATCCGAAACACTTGGAAAAGAGACCTGTGAACTTGGTGCAACGGCCGGTTTGCCGGGGATGGCGTGGCAGAAAGTATGAATCCTGTGTCACAAAACGCGCCAGTACCAATGGTTCGCGCGCAGGATTGCACGTGAAAGCCGTCTCAACGAAGAGAAGGACGCGGGACCTATTGGGGCAAGATCACGGTGAAGGTCGCGCCTTTGCCAAGGTCGCTCTCGACGCGCAGGCGTCCGCGGTGGCGGTTGATGATGTGTTTTACAATCGCGAGTCCAAGGCCCGTGCCCCCCAACTCGCGGGAGCGGTGATTGTCGGCGCGATAGAATCGTTCGGTCAGGCGCGGCAGGTGAACCGGATCAATGCCAGGGCCATCATCGATCACCTGCACCCGCACCGCCGGACATCTGAGCGCGGGATCCCGCTCCAGCGCCATCAGGGAGACGGTCACATTGTCCCCACCATATTTCAGCGCATTCTCTATGAGGTTGGTGAAAACCTGCTGGAGCTGATCCGGATCCGCAGGGATCTCCACTGCGCCTGCGGGCGCATCAAGCGTAAGCTGGGTGCCGCCGCTCTCGGCGAGGGGCGCCAGCGATTTGATCGTGGACTGAAGATGCGCCAAGAGGTCGATACGTTCCTTCGGGCGTACGCGTTCCTCGCTCTCGACACGGTTGAGCGACAGCAGATCCCCCACAAGGCGATTCATCCGGCTCGCCTCGCCTTCCATGATTTCCAGGAAACGATCCCGCGCCGCCGCATCATTGCGCGCAGCACCCCGCAGGGTCTCGATGAACCCCATCAATGCGGTCAGTGGCGTGCGCAGCTCGTGGCTGACATTGGCGACAAAATCACGCCGCATCTGGCTGGCCTGCTCGCGGTCGGTGATGTCGTCAAAACACAAGAGCACCGCGCCGCCATTCACGGC
This window contains:
- a CDS encoding sensor histidine kinase encodes the protein MSQELIDGLLAAFPMPAVLIDQTERLIAANVEGATLLGPQVIGRHFATILRQPNVTTAIEACLLDRKPRTARHLSNDGAQDTTFEVTLRYVPGVGAVNGGAVLLCFDDITDREQASQMRRDFVANVSHELRTPLTALMGFIETLRGAARNDAAARDRFLEIMEGEASRMNRLVGDLLSLNRVESEERVRPKERIDLLAHLQSTIKSLAPLAESGGTQLTLDAPAGAVEIPADPDQLQQVFTNLIENALKYGGDNVTVSLMALERDPALRCPAVRVQVIDDGPGIDPVHLPRLTERFYRADNHRSRELGGTGLGLAIVKHIINRHRGRLRVESDLGKGATFTVILPQ
- a CDS encoding substrate-binding domain-containing protein, which encodes MSFVKLTASTLAIAAVSATAASAREQVQVAGSSTVLPYASIVAEAFGENFDFPTPVVESGGSSAGLKRFCEGVGENTIDIANASRAIKEKEIKACAEAGVTDIIEVRIGYDGIVFASDIDGNGFEFTPTDWFLALSDKVVVDGALVDNPNKTWADVNAAFPAQPIQAFIPGTKHGTREVFEDKVILAGCEETGAFDLLKEANGGDKKAAEKACIALRTDGVSVDIDGDYTETLARIDSNKDGIGVFGLAFYENNTDKLQVATMSGVVPSTESIATGEYPVSRPLYFYVKKAHIGVIPGLKEFAEFFVADEVAGPDGPLAEYGLVADPELAKTQEAVAAEATMGGNS